CTTCCTCCCGGTGCATTGCAATTACAGATCACTTGAACAGCCCAAGATTATGCCTAGCTTTACTCGAAAGATGCAGCCGGGCATATTGAAAGTCGTTTGGCTGCATACTTGGTTTAGCTTGGTAGATACTCGCTAAGCGGAAGCATACAATGTGTTTACGACCCGAGCCCCAAGCTGGTGATCTTTGCGATTCTGTTTCACTTCGGGGGAAAAGATTAATAACTGAAAATAtctaaaactttaatatatcttgAAAGACTGAAATAACTTAAATCTACTTGAATGGCTCAGTAAAAaaacgcagcagcaacaagctaTCTCACTGCCAGCTTATCGTGCCGATAGCAGCGACAGACACTGTCGAGGCCATGGCTCGATAATTCAGAGGCAGCCGGAGCAAGCGCTCCTTAACTTTCATAATCCCTATTATATCAAGAacaatttctcttttttgacTTGATAATCACCAGCCTTCTTTGTAATGATACCGGATGAAAGTAGAGACACTTACAAATATAGCCTCGAGGGTGAAGAGCGCTGCAATGCTACATGACGTATGTCCCAGCAAGCTAAGGGCTTCCAACTAGTACAAATATTTCCTGGCAAgagatttatataagctttccTCCTACATCTACAGGTACCACACCTTTTAAGGACCCAAATCTTCATTTTCCTCCAATGCAATATTAACTAACGGCCTTGAACTACGGTACTCAGTTTCTGCTCAAGCTTTTCTTCGCCGCGGCTGGTCACAATCCACTTGACTCGAGACAACTACGAGTGAcgaatattaaagtttaaacgCTTACTTGATCTATCTCGCATTCATCCAGTGCCTCAATACTTATCACATTTCCTATGCTCGAATCGTGTAAAAGGTTAATGCGTATCTGGGATAGTAGCGTCCAGGCAATTGGGTCATCGAAAGATTCTTACCCGCAACATCATACTTTGTCTGCAAATGTGAAATGAGCGACAGTTGCTGGTCAATGTTGAGGTATAGAAGACCGCGTAGTGTAGCTGTGGCAGTCTTGATACGCGAGTCGGTGCTCTGacagaagaagcaagatagtaatatactagaATTCGGGTCCTTAGGTTTTGTTTTGCTCGTCAGTTTGTTATACCGCATGTTATTAGAGTCTTTCCCTTTCCTGTATTACCAGTTATCTACAACACTCGGACCTAATTGCCACCACTGCTTAAAGTTGCGATCCTCCAGAATCCATTGATACCACTCCTTCAAAAGACAACGAATTGCTTGCTTGATTCGTGTCTTTTCTTCAGCAGGTCTATCCATCGCAGAACTGCCAAGTAACGTTCATCTTCATTATCGAGAGATTTGTAATGTGCGCTGCCTTCATACACCGTAGTATTACCTTCAGACCTCTATCGGTGGTGCTTATCTTACACAATTATTGAATGAATACGGTAACTTTAATTTCCTACGTTTTAATTTCATAGTAAAACTGACAGATTACAGGTGGGTGGGTATAGAAAAGACGGGAGTGTTTAATCTAGCAGGCTAATATTAGTGCCTTGCTTTGCCCAATCGTCCTGCGAGTTTGCTTCACAAAGGGCAGAATGAACAGCGCGAGCAATACGAGCTAATTTCGCAAATGTAATCCAATCTACAACGTGCTCAATCGTAGATGATACTTGGCTAATTGCCTCCGCTCTCAGAATCTATCCGTAAAATCGCGGAATGCACTCAATCGTACATATATGTGAGTTTAATATAGGCACGCGACTAAAGTACAAAAGAATTAGCGCTGGCAATGGAAATACCTCCTGCTTACCTGAGAGTCTTTGATAGGTAGTGGATATACACTCACTTTATAGATGAAAATAAGCAAAAATTAGCGATAAAAATGCATGGACTTCATAGCTTAGCATTCTCCAACGAAACCTCTAGAATCCAACCAATGACAGGAATTATATGGATGCTGTAGACATTGTTGCATCATAACTTGAGAGATTTTGAGTCGCAAAGGGAAATAAATAGGGTGGGATTTGAGGGACTGAATCCCCGCTTTGAACGCCCGCTTCTAAATACGCGTAGCTCTGTCTGGCTACTTCTTACAGCATATTGCAACCATAGCTCAAACCCAAAAGAATTGTCCGATGTCGGAATACCAATCTCTCAGTACCATATTTTTAATCATTTTGCTTCAAATAGAGATTGTACGAGTAATAATTTTGAGGCCatagtaaataaagacaATCAACGGCTGGTTGTTGGTATAGTTGTAAATAAGATTCGAATTGTGACACTAAAGCAGAAAACTCAGCGTAGTTTCaagaaatattatagtttaatcaACCTGTCTCCGGATCGCTGAAAATGTACAagtctttattttttccctctATTTATCATATTCTGATACCTATAAGGTGAATACTTGACCTATCTAGAGTCACATTAAAATTGTGGCGTATTCCAGGTTGCTTTTGTGGGGCGCTGAACTTTAGCATTATCCATTTCAGGATGAGCAATAATCATGCAATTACCATTATCAACTCTAGGGGCGGCATAATGTGGAACTCTAAGGacaagtacggagtacagacTAGGGTGGATATCGTTTACTGTGACCATTTGcgtcctctctcttttcgacAGCTTGAGTAATATGCTGTTCTGTGAAATGGGCATTAACAAACCAATTCCCATTTTCGAGACAACTACTAGGTAGCGAGTCAATAAGTTTCACTCTAAGAATCAACGGCTATCTAGCAATATCCCCCCAGTCCTTGCTAGACAATGATATTTGACAACTTTCCGGAACACCAGTCCTCGACGTTTTGTTTAAAAGTTCGCAAGTAGTTCTCTATAGTTGCGCTTGCGTACCACGCCACATGAGGCGTAACCAATAAATTCATCTCGTCCGCTTCAGCTTCACTCAATCTAAGAATTGGGCTATCACCTTCCTTCCAATAATCACCTGCTCCAGAAGGCTCTTTGAGAAACACATCCGTAGCGCACCCGTCTATCAAGCCACCTTTCAAAGCCCTGAGTAGCGCATGCTCATCGATGATACCTCTACGTGTGATATTTATCACGATGGTCTTTTGAGACATCATTCGGAACTCGTCGTCCGATATCATATTGAGGGTCTCCAAATTCCGGGGCAAACATAGCACAATCACCGATGATCGGCGCAGAACCTCCGTGAACGGCGTTCTACCATTAGGAGTTTCTGTACCAATTGACGTCGGCTCAGTGGCAGCTGGAACGGCATCCGACGCTGCGCCTTTTCGAGAAGCAAGTAAGACAGTCATTCCAAGGCCACGGCATTTTTGAGCAACGCGTTGACCTGTTGTTCCCTATGGTGTCAGATACAGCCATGTTTACACTAAgcgtaggtacctacctattgCACCGTATCCGATAATGCCGACTACCTCCTCTTGACAAGACAATGGTAAGCCATGATCTCTAGAATGCATCATATTCGCAACTGTTCCCCGTCTCCTCCATTCGTCTGTTCTGAACATGATGTGATGCATCGTCAAcagacggcggcggcaagcAAAATACATTGCCATAGCATGATTTGCAACACTGTCAGTATTTGCGTTGGGTACGTTCAGCACCCTGATGCCTCTTTCTTTGCATTGTTGTTTATCGATGCCATCAGTACCCGAAGCAATGGCCACTACCAGACGAAGGTTTGGAGTCACGGCTGCTGAGAGCGTTGAAGAGTCAAGGGGGTGAGTGTGACGGCGATGATAGTAGCGTCTTTCACGCGATCATGAATCTCCTCATTCGATGCCGATTTTGTCTCGCAGAGTTTTAAGTCGTAAGAGTGTGATGCTGGTAGTTTCAAAAGATCCAAGGGGATGGGCACATGCCATGCATCTAATGCAACGATTTTATGATGCATTTTACCAAATTTATAAAGCCAGTAAAATCTCGGACCTCATAATATATAGCAGAAATAAGAAAGGAGGAAATACCTTGACATTTAAATTGTTAAATACTATGGAAACTTTAAACCTGATAACCTATCAGTAACATAATGGAGCATATTATCAATCAACTCATATCATAAGAGTGCTTCGCCGAGTTCGGCTTGGCTGAGAGCGGCCTTCAGTCGGCATATCTGTCAAATCGGGGAAGCTTTCGTCGGCAGTTGGCTTTGACCTTGAGTCAATAGCCGACCTCGGTTTTATAAAGCAGATAAAAGCATGGCTAGATGTATCTTCaagataagaagaagagtgtAAGCAACGTGAGCTTTCAGAGGAGCTGGGTGCATCCCTCATTTAGAACTCCTCCGCCACAGTCCCACTAGTGACTGTTTGGGTAGTTGCTGACTTCCCCATACGCTACAACTAGCGTGAGCATTTGGAGTTAAACATGTATGGAATCCGAGTGTTGAACGTTTTACTTGCTAGactaaattatataaatcaCTGCTTTCTTACACTTAAAAAGCCTATCAAATAAAATACGTCAAAAATGGCACTTATAAGTGACACAGCATCTACAGAATGGGTTACCATCTTCATTACATGTGCCTTTCTTATCATCTTAGTAGTACCAATATACAGGCTGCTGTTCCATCCTTTGGCTGCATTACCTGGCCCTAAGCTCGCTGCTCTCTCATCTTGGTGGCAGATTCGAAAGATCATTGCTGGGAAACCATATGAGCTCGCATTACACGACAGATATGGTCCAATCGTCAGGACTGCTCCCAATGAAGTAGTGTGCAATAGCAAAGAAGCATTTGAAGTGTTGTATAGTATGAATATAATTTTTCTGATGAAGCTAAACTTAACTGACTTTAGTGCAGAGTCCAGTGCATCTCAGGATAAGGGACCATGGTATGGTATGTGGCTAGAGTCGCTCTAGTTCCGCAAACTTGTCACGATGCCACTAATGACTGCGCCTAGATGGGACAAGGCTTTCAGCCAGCGTGCTAGAGTTGTTTATTAGGCGTCCTCATTCGGATGGTGTTCATCTTCTAGCTGAAGCAGATATGATGCGCTACCAGCTGATTAGGAGAAGTGCTGGACCTGCGTTCACGGCTAGCAATCTAAAGAGGTTCAAGCCCAAAGTCATTGAAGTCATGCAAAGGGTCTGTGAAAGGCTACATAGACTaaatggagaagaagtcgaTACCAGCGAATGGATGCATATTATTGTTCTAGGTAAGATCAGCCTTCCAGTCCCAAGATGGCTGAGATAACATCATCATACTTACTATCTAGAATGTCTAACTAGCATCACTTGGTCCGGGTCACCGGAGGATATTCTTGAACAAGGCCATAATTATGGAGATCTCGAGCTTAACTTGACCTTCTGGCGTCGAACAAGTGTTTTGGGCCATTTACCTACTCTATGCGTCTTGCTGGACGTAATGCCCATGCTGAGGAAATATGTATTCCAGATTCTTGGCCTCCCTACCAGCTATTCCAGTCAAGGGATTGGACTTCCAGCCCATGTTGGCCCCGTAAGTGAGATAATGTTTGTCTAAAACCCTGGCCGCTAACACGCAAAATCATCCAGTCCTTATTCAAGCAGCTTTTACATAGAATCAGCTCTATTGAGAATCCCAGTTTTGAGAACGGCCGAGACCTCATTGAACAGTTACTGGCAATCCACATTGACAAGCCAAAGTTCAACCTGGATTACGCAAGAGGCATTGCTGGATCTTGTGTAGCCGCTGGACACGACACTACAGGCTCTAGCCTCGTTTCCATCTTATGCAGAATCTGTGCCAGCCCCGACCTCCAAAGGCGTGTTGAGCAGGAGTGCCGAGGCGAGCGAGTTCCAGTGGGGTTTGAAGACAGGCCAAGCACAATCACTTCTGCATGCGTGAGAGAGGCGATGCGCCTGCATCACGTCACAAACATCAGCTTGCCCCGAGTGGCACCGCGAGATGGCCTTCAACTCCATGGCTATTTCTTTCCTGAGGGGACAGTTCTTGGTTGTAACCCGACCACATTTGCAAGAAATACGGATCTATTTGGGCCAGACGCTCGAGAGTTTAAGCCTGAAAGGTGGTTaagcgacgatgaagaccaGATTAAAACGATGGAAAGATATAGCCTACTATTTGGCGGCCAAAGTCGTAGTTGTCCTGGACAAAACCTAGCAAAACTCATTATCAGCTCGGTCGTACCGCATTTGTTCAGAAACTTCGATATCCATGTCAAAGTGCCCAAAGGAGGATTCGACAATTACCCGCCCCAGTTCTGGACGATGCTCAGTGGCTCCAAAATTAGATTCGTGCCTAGATAGTAGACGTAGCCACATTTCACAAGCAGGTGATGGACAAGACATCAGAAATAATGGTCTTGCGTGAAACGCAGGTTGAAGATCGAATTCGGTCTACTTATGACTAAGTATAAACAGAATTGAGGTGTGCTAGAACTTGGCGGAACCCTGAGttttccactacctatggtcatGTGTCCCTGTATAAAACGCAGGATGTCTTATAACCTAGGCGTCCGGGATACATGATGTGATTGGCTACAACTCCGCTACTCCGTTGTGACTAACGGCAGCAAATACAAGTCACAAAAGCATCTGTGCATTTTAGTGGACTACTGAATGGTATAGAgtagaaaattataactttccTGTAAGAACATAATCCTCAATACAATAAAAGAGcgctttatattaattattttataccAAGGAATAGCACAGTAGAATTCGAAACTAACGTCCGTTGGTTTAGTTATAGAAAACCATCTCTGCACAGAGTCTGCATGTCAGCTCGCTAAGAGCTACGTCAAACGAGATTTGGAGAACTTCTGCGGAGTATGATGAGGAAGGAT
The Trichoderma asperellum chromosome 7, complete sequence DNA segment above includes these coding regions:
- a CDS encoding uncharacterized protein (antiSMASH:Cluster_7.8~SMCOG1072:dehydrogenase); this translates as MAMYFACRRRLLTMHHIMFRTDEWRRRGTVANMMHSRDHGLPLSCQEEVVGIIGYGAIGQRVAQKCRGLGMTVLLASRKGAASDAVPAATEPTSIGTETPNGRTPFTEVLRRSSVIVLCLPRNLETLNMISDDEFRMMSQKTIVINITRRGIIDEHALLRALKGGLIDGCATDVFLKEPSGAGDYWKEGDSPILRLSEAEADEMNLLVTPHVAWYASATIENYLRTFKQNVEDWCSGKLSNIIV
- a CDS encoding uncharacterized protein (EggNog:ENOG41~antiSMASH:Cluster_7.8~SMCOG1034:cytochrome P450), whose product is MMRYQLIRRSAGPAFTASNLKRFKPKVIEVMQRVCERLHRLNGEEVDTSEWMHIIVLECLTSITWSGSPEDILEQGHNYGDLELNLTFWRRTSVLGHLPTLCVLLDVMPMLRKYVFQILGLPTSYSSQGIGLPAHVGPSLFKQLLHRISSIENPSFENGRDLIEQLLAIHIDKPKFNLDYARGIAGSCVAAGHDTTGSSLVSILCRICASPDLQRRVEQECRGERVPVGFEDRPSTITSACVREAMRLHHVTNISLPRVAPRDGLQLHGYFFPEGTVLGCNPTTFARNTDLFGPDAREFKPERWLSDDEDQIKTMERYSLLFGGQSRSCPGQNLAKLIISSVVPHLFRNFDIHVKVPKGGFDNYPPQFWTMLSGSKIRFVPR